In Metasolibacillus fluoroglycofenilyticus, a single window of DNA contains:
- a CDS encoding TatD family hydrolase, which produces MTYIDTHVHIDFYPNPYDLALEYEKNKIYTMFVTNLPELYEKHLSTFSNFKYIRLCLGYHPQVSNEYVLNKKLFEKYIATTRYVGEVGLDFFSGISDREKSIQIEAFRYVTSPSFNKGRIYTIHSKGAEREVLDILLENEVKHAIFHWYTGKISVLKQAVEKGYYFSINPKMLMTKNGLNIIAHIPLRQMLFETDGPFARINRKPIYPKDIPNFYTSLSKEVDEFEKVCFSNFRRLLIEKDL; this is translated from the coding sequence ATGACTTACATCGATACGCACGTGCATATTGATTTTTATCCTAATCCGTATGATTTGGCCTTAGAGTATGAAAAGAATAAAATTTACACAATGTTTGTAACCAATTTGCCTGAGTTATATGAGAAGCATCTGTCTACATTTTCAAACTTTAAATATATTAGACTTTGTTTAGGGTATCATCCACAAGTTTCAAATGAGTACGTGTTAAATAAAAAGCTTTTTGAAAAATATATTGCTACTACGAGATATGTTGGTGAGGTAGGACTAGATTTTTTTTCTGGAATAAGCGATAGAGAAAAAAGTATTCAAATAGAGGCTTTTCGTTACGTCACTAGTCCGAGTTTTAATAAAGGTCGAATATATACTATCCATAGTAAAGGTGCAGAGAGAGAAGTGCTGGATATTTTGCTTGAAAATGAAGTTAAACATGCTATTTTTCATTGGTATACGGGGAAGATTAGTGTTTTGAAGCAAGCTGTTGAAAAGGGGTACTATTTTTCTATAAATCCGAAAATGTTAATGACTAAAAATGGATTAAATATAATTGCTCATATTCCACTTAGACAAATGCTTTTTGAAACGGATGGACCGTTTGCTCGAATTAATCGAAAACCTATTTATCCAAAAGACATTCCTAATTTTTATACTTCTTTAAGTAAAGAAGTCGATGAATTTGAAAAAGTCTGTTTTTCTAATTTTAGGAGACTGTTGATTGAGAAGGATCTATAG
- a CDS encoding DUF262 domain-containing protein has protein sequence MKANETNLQEIIEGSKQYIIPMFQRTYSWDQKQWLTLWEDLMELVDEEQQYENHFIGSIVSIPVNANPTGVQQFVVIDGQQRLTTLLVLLSVIRDKAEEEGLSELAAEINETMLVNRFKKGEEYFKLLPTQVDKDVFKRIIKNEVTAVDQNSGLVKGYNYFKNKLDDSTIDVEQLKNGVLHNLSLVSIVLSPDDNPYLVFESLNAKGQPLTEADLIRNYLFMRIETSEQEEMYKGYWLPMQTNLGDSLTEFIRHFLMGVNLNVKKKDVYVKLKQQADKANVIDYLKELAVFATYYDKLLHPEKESNEKIQYYLKRIQQFEARTAFPFLLYVYRDFDVKKYNLEQFIEILSIINNFIVRRYVCNIESKPLNKMFGSLYNQLKPYSEADSIQELKAFLQVRGYPKDTEVLHELKHSPLYGGGDKREKCKFILSVLEETYGHKEKVDLSKATLEHIMPQTLTEAWKKELGANFEDVHEKYLHVIGNLTLTGYNSELSNEPFETKKKYYGKSNFELNKDLVNYSAWDEQAINNRAEKLYESFILAWPYFGLDSVKGNDVTGSSPRLLFIGDETIKVKVWREVLEHTVMFIYKYKPNYYQELLQTRSLLISVEKNTEMRSAKQLPNGHFVEANFSAKSIYTTCKKLFIDAGFDADAWGVEVEVK, from the coding sequence GTGAAAGCAAATGAAACAAATTTACAAGAAATAATTGAAGGTTCGAAACAATATATAATACCAATGTTTCAACGTACATATAGCTGGGATCAAAAGCAATGGTTAACTTTATGGGAAGATTTAATGGAGTTAGTTGATGAGGAGCAGCAATATGAAAATCACTTTATCGGATCAATCGTATCTATACCCGTAAATGCAAATCCTACGGGCGTCCAACAATTTGTAGTTATTGATGGCCAACAACGATTAACGACATTACTTGTCCTATTAAGTGTTATTCGTGACAAAGCAGAGGAAGAGGGCTTATCCGAATTAGCTGCTGAAATTAATGAAACGATGCTTGTGAATCGCTTTAAAAAGGGCGAAGAATACTTTAAATTACTACCAACACAAGTCGATAAAGACGTATTTAAAAGAATTATAAAAAATGAAGTTACAGCTGTAGATCAGAATAGTGGGCTTGTTAAAGGTTATAACTATTTCAAAAATAAACTCGATGATTCAACGATTGATGTAGAGCAGTTGAAGAATGGGGTTTTACATAATCTTTCATTAGTTAGTATTGTATTGTCTCCAGATGATAACCCTTATTTAGTATTTGAAAGCTTAAATGCAAAAGGACAACCTTTAACAGAAGCAGATTTAATAAGAAACTACTTATTTATGCGTATTGAAACATCAGAGCAAGAAGAAATGTATAAAGGCTATTGGTTGCCGATGCAAACAAATTTAGGAGATTCCTTAACGGAGTTCATCAGACATTTTTTAATGGGCGTAAATTTAAATGTTAAAAAGAAAGATGTTTATGTGAAATTAAAGCAGCAAGCAGATAAAGCAAATGTCATTGATTATTTGAAAGAGTTGGCTGTATTTGCAACATATTATGATAAATTACTACATCCAGAAAAAGAATCTAATGAAAAAATCCAATATTATTTAAAGCGAATTCAACAGTTTGAAGCACGTACTGCATTTCCATTTTTATTGTATGTTTATCGTGATTTTGATGTAAAGAAATACAATTTGGAACAATTCATTGAAATTTTATCGATTATTAATAATTTTATTGTTAGACGATATGTTTGCAATATCGAATCAAAACCATTAAATAAAATGTTTGGTTCTTTATACAATCAGTTAAAACCATATAGTGAAGCGGATTCTATTCAAGAATTAAAAGCATTTTTACAAGTGAGAGGTTACCCAAAGGATACAGAAGTACTTCATGAACTAAAACATTCGCCGCTATATGGAGGTGGAGATAAGCGAGAAAAATGTAAGTTTATTTTAAGTGTACTTGAAGAAACTTATGGTCATAAGGAAAAAGTAGATTTATCTAAGGCGACTCTCGAACATATCATGCCACAGACATTAACTGAGGCTTGGAAAAAAGAATTAGGTGCTAATTTCGAAGATGTTCATGAAAAGTATTTACATGTTATCGGAAATTTAACTCTAACTGGTTACAATTCAGAGCTATCCAACGAACCATTTGAAACGAAGAAAAAATATTACGGCAAGAGCAATTTTGAGTTAAATAAAGACCTTGTTAATTACAGTGCTTGGGATGAACAAGCAATTAATAATCGAGCGGAAAAATTATATGAAAGCTTCATTTTAGCATGGCCTTATTTTGGATTGGATAGCGTCAAAGGCAATGATGTAACCGGAAGCTCGCCACGTTTATTATTTATTGGTGATGAAACGATTAAGGTTAAGGTTTGGCGGGAGGTGCTAGAACATACTGTTATGTTTATTTATAAATACAAGCCAAATTACTATCAGGAATTGTTGCAAACAAGATCGCTGCTAATTTCAGTAGAAAAGAATACGGAAATGCGAAGCGCCAAGCAACTACCGAATGGACATTTTGTAGAAGCAAATTTCAGTGCGAAAAGTATCTACACGACATGTAAGAAATTATTTATTGATGCCGGATTTGATGCTGATGCGTGGGGTGTAGAGGTTGAAGTTAAGTAA
- a CDS encoding SMI1/KNR4 family protein, with protein MTFIEEIKQSHADIYNGVSDQEISDTEQKLGMTFPKTYREILSAFGSVDIGSDEIFGLGVEGYSNVVETTLKERDLAKGVLDSFIVIQDLGIDGILIVVDKNDNVYEYKNGDFKNLLSSTAEYILSLI; from the coding sequence ATGACATTTATTGAAGAAATTAAACAAAGTCATGCAGATATTTATAACGGTGTAAGTGATCAAGAAATTAGTGATACTGAACAAAAATTAGGAATGACTTTTCCTAAAACATATCGAGAAATTTTATCTGCATTTGGTAGTGTTGATATTGGTTCAGATGAAATATTCGGTTTAGGAGTAGAGGGATATTCAAATGTTGTGGAAACAACATTAAAAGAACGTGATTTAGCAAAGGGTGTATTAGATTCATTTATTGTCATTCAAGATTTGGGGATTGATGGGATATTAATTGTTGTAGATAAAAATGATAATGTATATGAATATAAAAATGGGGACTTTAAAAATTTATTGAGTTCTACGGCCGAGTATATTTTAAGTTTAATATAA
- the tnpC gene encoding IS66 family transposase, with amino-acid sequence MIILFEHALTRSRTVLENYLTGFKGTVVCDGYSAYDKLPNITFANCWAHVRRYWGKVESKNGRIGLVYCNKLYALEQKFRGLSPKQRQKMRWRYARRILRKFFGWLEKSPFFGKNALAIATEYTLNRRKELKAFLYNGQIEIDNNPAKNAIRPTVIGRKNWLFSVSEAGAKANAICLSLAETAKANGIDFYKYLVKLFMDLPNLPIHQQPELLQDYMSWVKSIQAACAI; translated from the coding sequence GTGATTATTCTATTTGAACATGCATTAACGAGAAGTCGAACGGTACTAGAGAATTATTTGACTGGCTTTAAAGGCACCGTTGTTTGCGACGGTTATTCCGCCTATGATAAGTTACCTAATATTACATTTGCCAACTGTTGGGCACACGTTCGACGTTATTGGGGGAAAGTTGAAAGTAAGAACGGGCGTATTGGCTTGGTCTACTGTAATAAGCTTTATGCATTAGAACAAAAGTTCAGAGGACTATCACCGAAGCAACGGCAAAAAATGAGGTGGCGCTATGCAAGAAGGATACTTCGGAAGTTTTTTGGCTGGCTCGAAAAGTCACCGTTCTTTGGGAAAAATGCATTAGCTATAGCAACTGAGTATACGTTGAACAGAAGAAAAGAATTGAAAGCATTTTTGTATAATGGGCAAATTGAAATCGATAATAACCCAGCAAAAAATGCGATTCGTCCAACCGTGATTGGACGAAAAAATTGGCTTTTCTCTGTTAGTGAAGCGGGTGCCAAAGCCAACGCAATCTGTTTGAGTTTAGCTGAAACAGCAAAAGCAAATGGCATAGATTTCTATAAGTATCTCGTGAAGCTGTTTATGGATTTACCCAACTTACCCATACATCAACAACCAGAATTACTACAAGATTACATGTCTTGGGTGAAATCAATTCAAGCTGCGTGTGCTATATAA
- a CDS encoding transposase — translation MKRLCPNKLLPFLAIDDFAFRKGDSYGTIICDLRTNQPIALLKGRDTSTVVNWLEKQPPIYAIARDGSNSYKTAITTTSPGRTGDYSI, via the coding sequence ATCAAACGCCTATGCCCGAACAAACTTCTCCCTTTCCTTGCGATTGATGACTTTGCCTTTCGAAAAGGAGATTCTTACGGCACGATTATTTGTGATTTACGTACAAATCAACCGATTGCTTTATTAAAAGGGCGTGATACATCTACTGTCGTAAATTGGCTAGAAAAACAACCACCTATCTATGCCATCGCTCGGGATGGATCCAACTCTTATAAAACAGCAATTACTACTACTTCCCCCGGAAGGACCGGTGATTATTCTATTTGA
- a CDS encoding transposase family protein — protein sequence MNIFEHLLPIDSRFELIGQDTTATHMHFYFHSRSQSACCTKCQEVSTRRHSSTKRKIRDLPISGKEVYLHIRLNKWFCPTATCSTTIFTKTINAAPAYQRNTVRVNECLRELAFRSNCVQAAKLSKKLSLSVSHDTLPRLIYQTPMPEQTSPFPCD from the coding sequence ATGAATATATTCGAGCATCTGCTTCCCATCGACTCGCGGTTTGAATTAATTGGGCAAGATACGACAGCTACTCATATGCATTTCTATTTCCATTCAAGATCCCAATCTGCTTGTTGTACTAAATGTCAAGAAGTCAGTACGCGTAGACATAGTAGCACAAAAAGGAAAATTCGCGATTTACCGATTTCGGGGAAAGAAGTCTATTTGCATATTCGTTTGAATAAATGGTTTTGCCCGACTGCTACGTGCAGCACGACCATTTTTACGAAAACAATCAACGCTGCGCCAGCCTATCAGCGTAATACTGTGCGGGTAAACGAATGCCTACGCGAACTCGCTTTTCGATCGAATTGTGTCCAAGCTGCCAAGCTGAGTAAGAAGCTAAGTTTATCAGTTAGTCATGACACACTACCCCGTTTGATTTATCAAACGCCTATGCCCGAACAAACTTCTCCCTTTCCTTGCGATTGA
- the smpB gene encoding SsrA-binding protein SmpB: MAKGTGKVLAQNKKAGHDYFIEETYEAGLVLTGTEIKSIRAGKVQLKDSHIRVRGGEAWVYNMHISPFDQGNRFNHDPLRNRKLLLHKRQINQLVGAVKRDGYTIVPLKMYIKDGYAKLLIGLGKGKKDHDKRDDLRKKEAKREMERVFKDRQR, translated from the coding sequence ATGGCAAAAGGAACAGGCAAAGTCCTAGCCCAAAACAAAAAAGCAGGACATGATTATTTTATTGAAGAAACATACGAAGCAGGTCTTGTCCTAACAGGCACAGAAATCAAATCAATCCGTGCAGGCAAAGTCCAGCTAAAGGATTCACATATCCGCGTAAGGGGCGGCGAAGCATGGGTATACAACATGCATATCAGCCCATTCGACCAAGGCAACCGCTTCAACCACGACCCACTACGCAACCGCAAGCTACTATTGCACAAAAGACAAATTAACCAGCTAGTAGGCGCAGTCAAACGCGACGGCTACACAATCGTACCACTAAAAATGTACATTAAAGACGGCTACGCCAAACTGCTAATCGGTCTAGGCAAAGGGAAAAAAGACCACGACAAACGCGACGACCTCCGTAAAAAAGAAGCAAAGCGCGAAATGGAACGCGTCTTCAAGGACCGTCAGCGCTAA
- the rnr gene encoding ribonuclease R, translating to MTQNNDLQQRLLELMKKPEYKPMTVSEIEDTFEMIEADEFKELVKTLVKMEAQGYIVRSRSNRYGLPERMNLLRGRFIGHAKGFGFVTPEEEGMDDIFIPPYEINGALNGDTVLVRVLNESAGDRREGTVTKIVERSKTTFVGTYQANRGFGFVIPDDKKLNMDIYVAKEDTLGAVDGHKVVVEVTSWPDEIKSASGMITKILGHKNDPGVDILSILYKYDIPPEFPREVVDAAGQVPDEVAEQDLIGRRDLRNETIVTIDGADAKDLDDAVTVTKNADGTYKLGVHIADVSHYVTEGSLLDQEAYDRATSVYLTDRVIPMIPHRLSNGICSLNPQVDRLTLSCEMIIDGSGQVVQHEIFQSVINTTERMTYSDVYKILEEPDEHPEVVTRYEQLVPMFQQMAELASILRRKRMGRGAIDFDFKESKVLVDEEGWPTDIVLRERTVAERLIEEFMLAANETIAEHFHWMELPFLYRIHEDPKPEKLQRFFEFVTNFGLVVKGTGNSVHPKALQEIIRSIEGMPEEPVISTMLLRSLQQAKYYPESLGHFGLSTDYYTHFTSPIRRYPDLIVHRLIRTYLINGDTSKETILKWQQAMDEIADHTSERERRAVEAERDTDSLKKAQFMSDKIGEEFVGMVSSLTNFGMFVELPNTVEGLVHISNMTDDYYRFDDRHMVLIGERTGRGFHIGDEITVRVANVVIEESSIDFEVVGMVTSYGGRSRKVVPKVIHAGRSEKKRGERSERRDNRKRSDERPSRRKGKTDERDPRGRRKDGKTKDKPKFYEGIAKKGKKKKKR from the coding sequence ATGACGCAAAATAATGATTTACAACAGCGCTTGCTAGAGCTGATGAAAAAGCCTGAGTACAAGCCAATGACTGTTTCAGAAATTGAAGACACCTTTGAAATGATTGAAGCAGATGAATTTAAAGAGCTTGTAAAAACTTTAGTCAAAATGGAAGCACAGGGCTATATAGTGCGCTCGCGCTCCAATCGCTACGGTTTACCTGAGCGCATGAATTTATTACGCGGTCGCTTTATCGGACATGCAAAAGGTTTCGGCTTTGTAACGCCAGAGGAAGAAGGCATGGATGATATTTTTATCCCGCCATATGAAATTAATGGCGCGTTAAATGGCGATACCGTATTAGTTCGTGTGTTAAATGAATCAGCGGGAGACCGCCGTGAAGGAACGGTAACTAAAATTGTTGAGCGTAGCAAAACGACTTTTGTCGGCACATACCAAGCGAACCGTGGCTTTGGCTTCGTCATACCTGACGATAAAAAATTAAATATGGACATTTATGTTGCAAAAGAGGATACACTCGGCGCAGTAGATGGACATAAAGTCGTGGTGGAAGTAACATCATGGCCAGATGAAATCAAATCAGCTTCAGGCATGATTACGAAAATATTAGGCCATAAAAACGACCCAGGTGTCGATATTTTATCAATTCTTTATAAATATGATATTCCACCTGAATTTCCACGCGAAGTAGTAGATGCAGCAGGACAAGTACCTGACGAAGTGGCGGAGCAGGATTTAATTGGACGTCGCGACCTGCGCAATGAAACAATTGTAACGATTGATGGAGCGGATGCGAAGGATTTAGATGATGCCGTAACGGTAACGAAAAATGCGGACGGCACATACAAGCTAGGCGTACACATTGCCGATGTCAGTCATTATGTAACAGAGGGCTCACTTTTAGACCAAGAGGCATATGACCGTGCGACCTCTGTTTATTTAACAGACCGTGTTATCCCGATGATTCCGCACCGTCTATCAAATGGCATTTGCTCGCTTAACCCACAAGTAGACCGCTTAACGCTATCTTGTGAAATGATTATTGATGGTAGCGGTCAAGTTGTGCAACATGAAATTTTCCAGAGTGTAATTAACACGACCGAGCGTATGACTTATTCTGACGTTTATAAAATATTAGAGGAGCCAGATGAGCATCCAGAAGTAGTGACACGCTATGAGCAGCTTGTGCCGATGTTCCAGCAAATGGCGGAGCTTGCATCGATTTTACGCAGAAAACGCATGGGGCGCGGAGCTATCGACTTTGATTTCAAGGAGTCAAAGGTGCTAGTGGACGAGGAAGGCTGGCCAACTGATATTGTGTTACGTGAGCGCACAGTGGCGGAGCGCTTAATCGAGGAATTTATGCTTGCGGCAAACGAAACGATTGCAGAGCATTTCCACTGGATGGAGTTACCTTTCCTTTATCGTATACATGAGGACCCTAAGCCTGAAAAATTACAGCGCTTCTTCGAGTTTGTAACGAATTTTGGGTTAGTTGTTAAAGGAACAGGTAATTCAGTACATCCGAAGGCATTACAGGAAATTATTCGCTCAATTGAAGGTATGCCTGAGGAGCCTGTTATTTCAACGATGCTATTGCGCTCGTTACAGCAGGCAAAATATTATCCAGAATCGCTAGGGCATTTCGGCTTATCGACAGATTATTATACGCACTTCACATCGCCGATTCGCCGCTACCCAGATTTAATTGTGCATCGCTTAATTCGCACATACTTAATTAATGGCGATACATCGAAGGAAACGATATTGAAATGGCAGCAGGCAATGGATGAAATTGCTGACCATACGTCAGAGCGTGAGCGCCGTGCTGTTGAGGCAGAGCGCGACACCGACTCGCTGAAAAAGGCACAATTTATGTCTGATAAAATTGGTGAGGAATTTGTTGGTATGGTATCATCGTTAACAAACTTCGGCATGTTTGTGGAGCTACCAAATACGGTAGAGGGACTTGTCCATATTAGCAATATGACCGATGATTATTACCGTTTCGATGACCGCCATATGGTATTAATCGGTGAGCGCACAGGGCGTGGCTTCCATATTGGTGATGAAATAACAGTGCGTGTGGCAAACGTAGTCATCGAAGAATCCTCCATCGACTTTGAAGTTGTTGGCATGGTGACATCCTATGGTGGACGCTCACGCAAAGTTGTACCAAAGGTTATCCATGCAGGGCGCAGCGAAAAGAAACGTGGCGAACGCTCAGAACGACGCGACAACAGAAAGCGTAGCGACGAACGTCCAAGTCGCAGAAAAGGGAAAACAGATGAGCGTGACCCGCGCGGTCGCCGTAAAGACGGCAAAACAAAGGACAAACCAAAATTCTACGAGGGCATCGCCAAAAAAGGCAAAAAGAAAAAGAAAAGATAA
- a CDS encoding alpha/beta hydrolase, whose translation MKLTQPKPFFFQAGKRAVLLLHGFTGTSADVRMLGRFLEKRGYTSHAPHYRGHGVPPEELLVSNPKQWWQDVQDGYQFLKEQGYEEIAVAGLSLGGVFSLKLAMNFPVKGIVTMCSPMTMRTLDIMFDGVLDYAKQYKKYEGKADEQIEIELQAIRHQGMPSLKDLQGLVDDVYREIDMIYAPIFVVQATKDDVINPDSANMIYEGVESLKKSIKWYDNSGHVITLDKEKEQLHEDVYAFLQSLDWHVE comes from the coding sequence ATGAAATTAACACAGCCAAAACCATTTTTCTTTCAAGCAGGGAAGCGAGCTGTATTGCTATTACATGGCTTTACTGGTACTTCCGCTGATGTACGCATGCTTGGGCGCTTTTTAGAAAAAAGAGGCTACACTTCTCATGCGCCACATTATAGAGGGCATGGTGTGCCACCAGAGGAGCTACTCGTTTCGAATCCAAAGCAGTGGTGGCAGGATGTGCAGGACGGCTATCAATTTTTAAAGGAACAGGGCTATGAAGAAATAGCGGTTGCGGGACTATCCCTTGGAGGTGTTTTTTCATTAAAGCTGGCGATGAACTTCCCAGTAAAAGGTATCGTGACAATGTGTTCACCGATGACGATGCGCACATTAGATATTATGTTTGATGGTGTGCTAGACTATGCAAAACAATATAAAAAATATGAAGGAAAAGCTGACGAGCAAATCGAAATAGAATTGCAAGCAATTCGTCATCAGGGCATGCCGTCTTTAAAGGATTTGCAAGGGCTCGTTGACGATGTGTACCGCGAAATTGATATGATTTATGCACCGATTTTCGTCGTGCAAGCAACAAAAGATGACGTAATTAATCCAGATTCCGCGAATATGATTTACGAAGGTGTGGAATCCTTAAAGAAATCGATTAAATGGTATGACAATTCAGGACATGTCATTACGCTAGATAAAGAAAAGGAGCAACTGCATGAGGATGTGTACGCCTTTTTACAATCACTTGATTGGCATGTTGAATAA
- the secG gene encoding preprotein translocase subunit SecG — MHTLLLTLLIIVSIALIAAVLLQSGKSAGLSGAISGGAEQLFGKQKARGMDLILHRTTIVLAVIFFLLALAITKI; from the coding sequence ATGCATACGTTATTATTAACTTTACTTATTATCGTTTCGATTGCTTTAATTGCTGCTGTATTATTACAATCAGGTAAAAGTGCAGGTTTATCAGGGGCCATCTCTGGTGGAGCAGAGCAACTTTTCGGCAAACAAAAAGCGCGTGGGATGGATTTAATTTTACATCGCACAACAATCGTTTTAGCTGTAATTTTCTTTCTTTTAGCATTAGCGATTACAAAAATTTAA
- a CDS encoding response regulator transcription factor: MVQKILIIEDEPQIARVLQLELEFEGYVTKAAYTGTEGLIAYREEHWDLVLLDVMLPEMNGFEVLQRIRKKDITPVILLTAKGLVQDKVTGLDLGANDYVTKPFDFEELLARIRAALRVSPMAQMQQDELCFADLSLNEQTREVVRAGQAIHLTPREYDLLVHFLKHPQHVQSREQILNAVWGYEYYGDTNVVDVYVRYLRQKIDATGTSLIHTVRGIGYVLKVVNDEA, from the coding sequence ATCGTGCAAAAAATTTTAATTATAGAGGATGAGCCGCAAATTGCACGAGTTCTGCAACTGGAGCTTGAATTTGAAGGCTACGTAACGAAAGCCGCTTATACAGGAACTGAAGGATTAATTGCGTATCGCGAGGAGCATTGGGATTTAGTGCTACTTGATGTCATGCTACCAGAGATGAATGGCTTCGAAGTGTTACAACGCATTCGTAAAAAGGACATTACACCTGTAATTTTATTAACAGCAAAAGGGCTTGTACAAGATAAAGTGACGGGTCTTGATTTAGGTGCGAATGATTATGTGACAAAGCCCTTTGATTTCGAGGAACTACTCGCTCGTATTCGGGCAGCGTTAAGGGTATCTCCTATGGCACAAATGCAGCAGGATGAGCTATGCTTTGCGGATTTGTCGCTGAATGAACAAACGCGAGAAGTGGTACGTGCAGGACAAGCGATTCATTTAACACCGCGCGAATACGATTTATTAGTACATTTTTTGAAGCATCCCCAGCACGTACAAAGTAGAGAGCAAATTTTAAATGCCGTATGGGGCTATGAATATTATGGTGATACAAATGTTGTTGATGTCTATGTTCGATATTTGCGGCAAAAAATCGATGCAACTGGTACATCGCTTATACATACTGTACGCGGTATAGGCTATGTATTGAAGGTAGTAAATGATGAAGCTTAA
- a CDS encoding sensor histidine kinase, giving the protein MMKLKTKINLFSTLLTLLIMATSFTSIFLVYKQFAFQTEYTQLQNRADELMSTISKVDTSIDISSFLRAYIPSNGALRIVDENDKQLIYMQATTTVERIPFTLEKGADYTISSWKDTPVISMNYPLLWPTGEIVTLELVEPLYGIAQNIALLKWILIAMALIAIVPIYLASSVLAGVIAKPIQQLTTTMQQNIKTNRYEQLPLKENKKDEIAEMTTTYNALMHRLEDNYMKQQQFVGNASHELKTPLTVIESYAKLLQRRGFQNEQVAYEALTAITKETANMQDMITQMLQLASVNETIEINLATTHIEPLLQEITATMQQAYAREVRIQGQNFILTTDAVKLKQLLFIFVDNARKYSEQPIIITMKPTKQIIIQDEGQGIPKKDLPHLFERFYRVDKARSRKTGGTGLGLAIAKELADLLNLDIEVNSTVGVGTTITISAKEVIIRE; this is encoded by the coding sequence ATGATGAAGCTTAAAACGAAAATTAATTTATTTTCGACATTGCTGACGCTACTTATTATGGCAACGAGCTTTACTAGTATTTTTCTTGTTTACAAGCAGTTCGCCTTTCAAACGGAATATACACAGCTACAAAATCGTGCTGATGAATTAATGAGTACGATTAGTAAAGTGGATACAAGCATAGATATTAGCTCCTTTCTACGTGCTTATATCCCATCTAATGGTGCTTTGCGCATTGTCGATGAAAATGACAAGCAGCTTATTTATATGCAGGCAACGACAACAGTGGAGCGCATCCCTTTCACATTAGAAAAGGGCGCTGATTATACCATTTCCTCTTGGAAAGATACGCCTGTTATTTCGATGAACTACCCTCTACTTTGGCCAACCGGAGAGATTGTTACACTAGAATTGGTTGAACCATTATACGGTATTGCGCAAAATATCGCGTTGTTAAAATGGATTTTAATTGCGATGGCACTTATCGCCATTGTACCTATTTATTTAGCAAGCTCTGTCTTAGCGGGAGTGATTGCCAAGCCTATTCAGCAGCTAACGACAACGATGCAACAAAATATTAAGACAAATCGCTATGAGCAGCTACCTTTAAAGGAAAATAAAAAAGATGAGATTGCTGAAATGACGACTACCTATAATGCCTTGATGCATCGTTTAGAGGACAACTATATGAAGCAGCAACAATTTGTTGGCAATGCCTCACATGAGCTGAAAACACCGCTAACTGTTATCGAAAGCTACGCAAAGCTGTTACAACGTCGTGGCTTTCAAAATGAGCAAGTTGCTTATGAGGCTTTAACTGCGATTACAAAGGAAACTGCGAATATGCAGGATATGATTACACAAATGCTACAGCTTGCCTCTGTCAATGAAACTATCGAGATTAATTTAGCTACTACACATATAGAGCCACTGTTACAGGAAATCACAGCGACGATGCAGCAGGCTTATGCACGTGAAGTTCGCATACAGGGACAGAACTTTATATTGACAACAGATGCAGTAAAATTAAAACAGCTTCTCTTTATTTTCGTTGATAATGCCCGAAAATATAGTGAGCAGCCAATAATCATTACGATGAAGCCTACAAAGCAAATAATTATTCAAGATGAGGGTCAAGGCATCCCCAAAAAAGATTTGCCACATTTATTCGAACGCTTTTATCGTGTTGATAAAGCACGTAGTCGCAAAACTGGTGGTACGGGGCTCGGCTTAGCAATTGCCAAAGAGCTTGCAGATTTACTCAATCTTGATATAGAAGTTAACAGTACAGTTGGTGTTGGTACAACTATTACAATTTCAGCTAAGGAAGTGATAATACGTGAATAA